Proteins from a genomic interval of Oceanispirochaeta crateris:
- a CDS encoding peptide ABC transporter substrate-binding protein, with the protein MKRNLFLTLIALFMIPVLFISCGKKEEVAEVVMEEAPAGPVVMNWNLAADPKTIDPGLNGASDGGDVISNTFEGLVRERSGEVVPGIAKSWDTSADGKVITFHLRESKWSDGSPLTAHDFVYGWKRAMDPATASEYGWIWHYTNVVNAEAANNGDVSLDEVGIRAVDDLTFEVTLSAPTDYFVSLTSFYHFMPVKQSVVEDPAGTEGLWAKTPALAVSNGAYKLTSYKVGDGMTLEKNANYWKADKTGLDKINVKFIDSASTGYTAYQAGEFDFLDGLSVPPAEISKLIAENPEFYVFPLLGTYYYNFNMDLPLWEDSRVRRAMAYAIDREQIVETLAQGNVPAAGFVPPGFPDDKGNDFFKTAGTYGVSLGSESIAEAQKLLAEAGYPGGEGFPKFTLLYNTSEGHQLVAQMVQEMWKTNLGIECTLENQEWAVFQDTRKEGDYEISRGGWITDFLDPMGLLAIFVDGNDYNDPNYNNPEYNKAMAEASSSYGEAHFKALYKAQDILMKDMPIVPVYHYTDYFLSSPKVKGWDRSMLGQIDFTTAYLAE; encoded by the coding sequence ATGAAAAGAAATTTATTTCTTACTCTTATAGCTCTTTTTATGATTCCGGTGCTGTTCATCAGTTGCGGAAAAAAAGAAGAAGTTGCTGAAGTTGTTATGGAAGAAGCTCCCGCCGGGCCTGTTGTTATGAACTGGAACCTGGCTGCCGACCCCAAAACGATTGACCCAGGCCTGAATGGAGCCTCAGACGGCGGTGATGTCATCAGCAATACCTTCGAAGGTCTTGTCCGTGAAAGAAGCGGAGAGGTTGTTCCCGGAATCGCCAAGAGCTGGGACACATCAGCTGATGGTAAAGTTATTACATTTCACCTCCGTGAATCAAAGTGGTCTGACGGGTCTCCCCTGACAGCCCATGATTTTGTATACGGCTGGAAAAGAGCCATGGACCCCGCCACTGCTTCTGAGTATGGCTGGATCTGGCACTATACCAATGTTGTAAACGCCGAAGCGGCCAACAACGGAGACGTTTCCCTGGACGAAGTCGGTATCAGAGCCGTAGATGATCTGACTTTTGAAGTCACCCTGTCTGCACCTACCGACTATTTTGTCTCCCTTACATCCTTTTATCATTTTATGCCTGTTAAACAGTCTGTTGTAGAAGATCCTGCAGGAACCGAAGGTCTCTGGGCCAAGACCCCTGCACTGGCTGTCAGCAACGGTGCCTACAAACTGACTTCTTATAAAGTCGGAGACGGCATGACCCTTGAGAAAAATGCTAACTACTGGAAAGCAGATAAAACCGGTTTGGATAAAATCAATGTAAAATTTATTGACTCGGCATCAACAGGTTACACTGCCTATCAGGCGGGTGAATTTGATTTCCTTGATGGTCTATCCGTACCGCCTGCTGAAATCTCAAAGCTCATTGCCGAGAATCCCGAATTCTACGTATTCCCGCTGCTGGGAACCTACTACTACAACTTTAATATGGATCTGCCTCTCTGGGAGGATTCCAGAGTGAGAAGAGCTATGGCTTACGCCATTGACAGAGAACAGATTGTAGAAACACTGGCCCAGGGTAACGTTCCCGCCGCCGGTTTTGTTCCCCCAGGATTCCCTGATGATAAGGGCAACGACTTCTTTAAAACTGCCGGTACATACGGTGTTTCCCTGGGTAGCGAATCTATTGCAGAAGCACAGAAACTTCTGGCAGAAGCCGGATATCCCGGTGGAGAAGGATTCCCCAAATTCACACTGCTCTACAATACATCAGAAGGTCATCAGCTTGTCGCTCAGATGGTTCAGGAAATGTGGAAAACCAACCTGGGTATTGAGTGTACACTTGAAAATCAGGAATGGGCCGTATTCCAGGACACCAGGAAAGAAGGAGACTATGAAATTTCCCGCGGTGGGTGGATCACAGACTTCCTCGACCCCATGGGTCTTCTGGCCATCTTTGTAGATGGAAACGACTATAACGATCCTAACTATAACAATCCTGAGTACAACAAAGCCATGGCTGAAGCGTCTTCCTCTTACGGAGAAGCACACTTCAAGGCTCTCTATAAAGCCCAGGATATCCTTATGAAGGATATGCCCATCGTTCCTGTTTATCATTACACCGATTATTTCCTCTCCAGTCCTAAAGTTAAGGGCTGGGATCGAAGCATGTTGGGTCAGATAGACTTCACAACAGCTTATTTGGCTGAATAA
- a CDS encoding ABC transporter substrate-binding protein, whose product MPLSSSRNRRILWIVLLFSLIPGTILSAGGQSEDWSGSSEIKIDKIDQFRVIISPLNDDRFFDSPPEDSEILILSQLFAGLVCINPETLQVEPALVASWSVLKEGAVYRFHLDDSSWSDGSSVKAEDLRLSFIHMLESGGAAAPGGSYVSRFIFNAEAYLRGEASDVDLGIRVLPGNVLELEFNRAYPFALNLLSHYSFFLYPQEFYDLGTIDLEALSGIKTSGDYTLDVNDEKAFVLLPTAPDLPGPDNILLIEAETAQEGLSFYLDDKADWLAPGGLPLMSLQDLEYRYDFNNSPGYMSYFYVLNHKRTPLNDPEFRRMLRQSLDTETLISDLLRSGQIPSHSLVPPMMYRDQDLSSQVFHALDTEEQMIPEEPNLEPLIMIYPAETGHRLLAEAMISQWEEAGFRINGHPLEALDFVVARTRGDYHLAFGGWMATYNDPLDFLSLFLSQEKRWGSVYESLFFDQKIIQAESGVGGFDRRTLLREAEEILVKETAFIPLFFDGTPHLIDLRKWKGVPLSFPGYASSFQFLHH is encoded by the coding sequence ATGCCCTTATCATCAAGCAGAAACAGACGCATTTTATGGATCGTTCTCTTGTTTTCTCTCATCCCGGGGACAATCCTTTCTGCAGGAGGGCAGAGTGAGGACTGGTCTGGTTCGTCTGAAATTAAGATTGATAAGATCGATCAATTCAGAGTGATCATCTCCCCCCTTAATGATGATCGTTTTTTCGACTCACCACCAGAGGACTCTGAGATCCTGATTCTCAGCCAGTTATTCGCTGGGCTTGTCTGTATCAATCCTGAAACTCTGCAGGTTGAGCCGGCTCTTGTTGCATCCTGGAGTGTTCTGAAGGAGGGGGCTGTCTATCGCTTCCATTTGGATGACTCATCGTGGAGTGACGGCAGCTCGGTGAAGGCTGAAGATTTAAGGCTTTCTTTCATTCATATGCTGGAGAGTGGCGGAGCCGCCGCTCCGGGCGGTTCTTACGTGTCAAGATTTATTTTCAATGCCGAGGCATATCTCCGGGGAGAGGCTTCAGACGTGGATCTTGGAATCCGTGTCCTTCCTGGGAATGTTTTGGAACTCGAATTTAACAGGGCGTATCCTTTTGCTTTGAATCTTCTATCTCATTATTCCTTCTTCCTCTATCCCCAAGAGTTCTATGACCTGGGAACAATAGATTTAGAGGCTCTTTCTGGGATCAAAACCTCAGGTGACTATACTCTTGATGTGAACGATGAAAAGGCCTTTGTCCTTCTACCGACGGCACCGGATTTGCCGGGACCGGACAATATTCTGTTGATAGAGGCAGAGACGGCTCAGGAAGGATTGTCATTCTATCTTGATGATAAAGCCGATTGGCTGGCACCGGGTGGACTGCCCCTGATGAGTCTGCAAGATCTGGAATATCGATATGACTTCAATAACAGCCCGGGGTATATGAGTTATTTTTATGTGTTGAATCATAAGAGAACTCCCTTGAATGATCCTGAGTTCCGTCGGATGCTCCGCCAGTCTTTGGATACTGAGACTTTGATTTCTGACCTTCTGAGATCAGGGCAGATTCCATCTCATTCTCTTGTTCCTCCGATGATGTATAGGGACCAAGACCTTTCATCTCAGGTTTTTCATGCTTTGGATACTGAGGAACAGATGATTCCTGAGGAACCGAATCTGGAGCCTTTAATCATGATCTATCCTGCTGAAACCGGACACCGCCTTCTGGCCGAAGCGATGATCAGTCAATGGGAAGAGGCGGGTTTCCGCATAAACGGGCATCCCCTTGAGGCCCTGGATTTTGTCGTGGCCAGAACTAGAGGAGATTACCATTTGGCTTTCGGCGGGTGGATGGCCACTTACAATGACCCTCTTGATTTTTTATCCCTTTTTCTTTCTCAGGAGAAACGCTGGGGAAGCGTTTATGAGAGTCTTTTCTTTGATCAGAAAATCATTCAGGCCGAGTCAGGTGTAGGCGGTTTTGACCGAAGAACATTGCTAAGAGAAGCAGAAGAGATTTTAGTAAAAGAGACGGCATTCATTCCCTTGTTTTTTGATGGAACACCACATCTTATCGATCTCAGAAAATGGAAGGGAGTCCCTCTTTCTTTCCCAGGGTATGCCAGTTCTTTTCAATTCCTTCATCATTGA
- a CDS encoding ABC transporter permease — MDSSQFEFVDKSVKDIPEKMRPSLTYWQDAWRRLKNHKMAMIGLFGVILIVSIAVFGPLFVKASYSDQNLDYANIPPRLDLYQLEDDFFVFLSSDYKLLRVSEKGEILGRLKRTKTDPIKKLYTYELGDIKVVLDFSYNLLKDKMGYPYDFSFLYGGEEITEPVKKVGNKTYPFGSDILGRDLMIRVMYGARISLTVALVASLVNLFIGIVYGSAAGYEGGRTDTFMMRIVDILNSIPLVLYVIIIMVIVGNRGLWTMIIALGSVYWVVMARLVRGQVLSLKGQEFVLAARALGVSRRHIIFRHLIPNAMGPIIVSMTMMIPQAVFTEAFIGFIGLGVSAPMASWGTLANDALQGLLSYPYQLFFPSVAIALTMLSFNFLGDGLRDALDPRLRKG; from the coding sequence ATGGACTCCAGTCAATTTGAATTTGTCGACAAGAGCGTAAAGGATATTCCTGAAAAAATGCGCCCCAGTCTCACCTACTGGCAGGATGCCTGGCGGAGACTGAAAAATCATAAAATGGCCATGATCGGCCTCTTCGGTGTCATACTCATCGTATCTATTGCCGTTTTCGGTCCACTATTTGTTAAAGCTTCCTATTCTGATCAGAATCTGGATTATGCCAATATCCCGCCCAGGCTGGATCTTTATCAGCTGGAAGACGATTTTTTTGTCTTTTTGTCCAGTGATTACAAACTTCTCAGAGTCTCAGAGAAGGGTGAAATCCTCGGCCGTCTGAAAAGAACCAAAACTGACCCTATTAAGAAACTCTATACATATGAACTGGGAGATATAAAGGTCGTTCTGGACTTTTCCTACAACCTACTCAAAGACAAGATGGGTTATCCCTACGATTTCAGCTTCCTCTATGGTGGCGAAGAGATCACAGAACCTGTTAAAAAGGTGGGGAACAAGACCTATCCTTTCGGCAGTGATATTCTGGGAAGAGACCTCATGATCCGCGTCATGTACGGAGCAAGAATCTCTTTGACAGTGGCCCTGGTTGCCTCTTTGGTCAACCTCTTCATCGGAATTGTTTACGGGAGCGCCGCCGGATATGAAGGGGGGAGGACCGATACGTTTATGATGAGGATTGTGGATATTTTGAACTCGATCCCACTGGTTCTCTATGTCATTATTATCATGGTTATCGTTGGTAACAGAGGGCTGTGGACTATGATCATAGCCCTGGGATCTGTGTACTGGGTGGTCATGGCCCGTCTGGTCCGCGGGCAGGTTCTCAGCCTGAAGGGCCAGGAATTTGTTCTGGCAGCCCGGGCACTGGGGGTTTCTAGAAGGCATATCATTTTTAGACACCTCATTCCCAACGCCATGGGTCCCATTATCGTTTCAATGACCATGATGATCCCCCAAGCCGTTTTCACAGAAGCCTTTATCGGATTCATCGGTTTGGGTGTTTCCGCTCCTATGGCCTCCTGGGGAACTCTGGCCAATGATGCCCTTCAGGGACTCTTATCCTATCCTTATCAGCTGTTCTTTCCCTCCGTGGCTATTGCCCTGACAATGCTCTCTTTCAACTTTTTAGGAGATGGATTGCGGGATGCCCTAGACCCGAGACTGAGAAAAGGATAA
- a CDS encoding 1-acyl-sn-glycerol-3-phosphate acyltransferase: MNNSINQFNDMVAQLKSNLHGDYVARPENVYLEGEPKNREIIGNMVEKLMKPGSAIRGVENLKKLHDYSKSGKACLLLVEHYSNFDYPALYRLIEKTEGLGSEVAETLLPIQGMKLSESSDLTAAFSNSYNTIVIYPSRSIDSETDPVKQAEIRKISLPINHAAMKELTHRKYNGSIVIVFPAGTRYRPWVPESKKGVREIYTYLKAFDYVSFVSINGNLLVPCQEDDMEKDTLQEDVVLFSVSKPVKGKDFRNEKTALAPQGEDSKQFVVDQVMAELDKRHQEAEEYRKTLL; encoded by the coding sequence ATGAACAATTCCATAAACCAATTTAATGACATGGTAGCTCAGCTGAAAAGCAATCTCCATGGAGATTATGTAGCCCGTCCAGAGAATGTTTACCTGGAAGGTGAACCTAAAAACAGAGAAATCATCGGAAACATGGTAGAAAAGCTGATGAAACCAGGCAGCGCCATCCGCGGTGTAGAGAATCTTAAAAAGCTGCATGACTATTCTAAGAGTGGAAAAGCATGCCTTCTGCTGGTAGAACATTACAGCAACTTTGATTATCCGGCACTCTACCGGCTCATTGAAAAAACAGAGGGCCTCGGCAGTGAAGTTGCTGAGACGCTACTCCCTATTCAGGGCATGAAACTTTCAGAATCCAGCGATCTGACAGCAGCATTTTCCAACTCATACAATACAATCGTGATCTACCCCAGCCGTAGTATAGACAGTGAAACTGATCCGGTAAAACAGGCAGAAATCAGAAAAATCAGCCTGCCCATCAACCATGCGGCCATGAAAGAGCTGACTCACAGAAAGTACAATGGAAGCATTGTCATCGTGTTCCCCGCAGGAACAAGGTACAGACCCTGGGTACCCGAATCCAAGAAGGGTGTGCGGGAAATCTATACCTATCTGAAAGCCTTTGATTATGTCTCATTTGTCAGCATAAACGGAAATTTACTTGTTCCCTGTCAGGAAGACGATATGGAAAAAGATACTCTCCAGGAGGATGTGGTTCTCTTTTCCGTATCCAAACCGGTGAAGGGTAAGGATTTTCGAAATGAAAAAACGGCCCTCGCTCCCCAGGGAGAAGACTCTAAGCAGTTTGTTGTAGACCAGGTCATGGCCGAACTGGACAAAAGACATCAAGAAGCCGAAGAGTATAGAAAAACTCTACTTTAG
- the proS gene encoding proline--tRNA ligase has protein sequence MKYSRLIGKTIRQQSGNQTIEGYSLLLRGGYIHVLGQGLITYLPMGQKVMDKLKHLISTEMHELGGEEFLAPLVNPISIWHKSGRSGMKENPLVTFKDVQGHTLVLAPTHEEAAVELARSTVLSYRDLPLFIYQFQTKFRDEQRTRLGLVRAKEFIMKDAYSFHSSYADLNNFFPKVFNAYVRIFKKCNVPILPAESGVGIMGGSKAYEFLFPHEQGRDVVMVCPSCGYKANRSVAVGVKLSKPEALRGLSQVETDGNLDLVSLAETLNVPLSKLIKPRVYESEEGPVMAVVRGDYDVSLDKLAAVLGFSVSTPAKKETLKKYKLLPGYMSPAFPPEGVRVIVDELVVNTPNLVLGNNKGGTHYINANFGRDFELPPSADIAQLNQGDLCFDCGKELEAHNAIEMGNIFKLDDYYTKRMRFSFENAKGQKVFPQMGAYGLGLGRLITCIAEANRDEQGLVWPLELAPYTYFVMGIGRSSRISGAVDELVQELGEDSVLVDDRIESIGVKFRDAALIGIPLRIVVGRRYLENDELELKDRKTGVKWFIPKERLKQELKIWREQHVPSI, from the coding sequence ATGAAATACTCCAGGCTCATCGGGAAAACGATCCGGCAACAGTCGGGGAATCAAACAATAGAAGGTTATTCACTCCTACTGCGGGGTGGTTATATCCATGTTCTTGGCCAGGGACTGATTACCTACCTTCCTATGGGTCAAAAAGTCATGGATAAGTTGAAGCATCTCATCTCAACTGAAATGCATGAGCTGGGAGGGGAGGAATTTCTGGCTCCTTTGGTCAATCCTATTTCTATCTGGCACAAATCCGGTAGGAGTGGGATGAAAGAGAATCCTTTGGTTACCTTCAAGGATGTTCAGGGTCATACATTGGTTCTTGCACCAACCCATGAAGAAGCCGCCGTTGAGCTGGCCAGGTCGACTGTCCTGTCCTACAGGGACCTGCCCCTTTTTATTTATCAGTTTCAGACAAAATTCAGGGATGAACAGCGTACTCGACTGGGACTTGTTCGCGCCAAAGAATTTATCATGAAGGATGCCTATTCATTTCATAGTTCCTATGCCGATCTGAACAATTTCTTCCCCAAGGTCTTTAATGCCTACGTTCGAATCTTTAAAAAGTGCAATGTTCCCATTCTTCCGGCAGAATCGGGGGTGGGTATAATGGGCGGATCAAAAGCCTATGAATTCCTTTTTCCTCACGAGCAGGGTCGGGATGTGGTCATGGTTTGCCCGTCCTGTGGATATAAGGCCAATCGTTCTGTGGCTGTGGGTGTTAAATTGAGCAAACCGGAAGCTTTGAGGGGACTTTCTCAGGTCGAAACCGACGGCAATCTGGATTTAGTAAGCCTGGCTGAGACTTTGAATGTTCCTCTGTCAAAACTGATTAAACCAAGGGTCTATGAAAGCGAGGAAGGACCGGTTATGGCGGTCGTTCGGGGTGATTATGATGTGTCTCTGGATAAGCTTGCGGCTGTTCTCGGTTTTTCAGTTTCTACGCCGGCCAAAAAAGAGACCCTTAAAAAATATAAACTCCTGCCGGGGTATATGTCTCCAGCTTTTCCACCGGAAGGTGTCAGAGTTATTGTCGATGAATTGGTCGTTAATACTCCTAATCTGGTTCTGGGGAACAACAAGGGAGGAACTCATTATATCAATGCTAACTTCGGCAGAGATTTTGAACTGCCACCCAGCGCTGATATTGCACAATTGAATCAGGGGGATCTCTGTTTTGACTGCGGTAAGGAGCTGGAGGCTCATAATGCCATCGAAATGGGGAATATATTCAAATTGGATGATTATTATACCAAGCGGATGCGTTTCAGTTTTGAGAATGCAAAAGGGCAGAAAGTCTTTCCACAGATGGGAGCCTATGGTCTGGGCCTGGGGCGACTGATTACCTGCATTGCCGAGGCCAATAGGGATGAACAGGGGCTGGTTTGGCCTCTGGAGCTGGCACCTTATACGTATTTTGTCATGGGGATTGGACGGTCCTCCCGAATTTCCGGAGCCGTGGATGAGCTTGTGCAGGAACTGGGAGAGGATTCTGTTCTTGTCGATGATAGAATTGAATCCATCGGAGTTAAATTCCGTGATGCCGCCTTGATTGGAATCCCTCTCCGGATCGTCGTTGGACGGCGATATCTTGAGAATGACGAGTTGGAATTGAAAGATAGGAAGACCGGAGTCAAATGGTTTATCCCGAAGGAAAGGTTAAAACAGGAACTCAAAATCTGGAGAGAACAACATGTCCCGTCAATTTGA
- a CDS encoding ABC transporter ATP-binding protein, translating into MEDILLEVKNVKTSFFTHHGEIQAVRGASFQLKKGGVLGIVGESGSGKSVTALSIMGLIDEPGRIKEGEILFGGKDLAKLSQKELSDLRGNEIAMIFQDPMTSLNPVYTIKNQMVEVIRRHKKISKSKAVAQAVEMLRLVGIPEPENRINSYPHEFSGGMRQRVMIATALSCNPMLLIADEPTTALDVTIQAQILDLMNDLKDKINASIILITHDLGVIAEVCDHIVVMYGGTIMEQGTEDDIFYNPQNPYTVGLHKSVPKITQGEKERLIPIEGSPPDLLHPPEGCPFSSRCPHAMAVCLTDRPPAFVLSETHTSACWLLHEKAPQVEKYEKAGAVSE; encoded by the coding sequence ATGGAAGATATACTATTAGAAGTCAAAAATGTAAAAACCTCTTTTTTTACACATCATGGAGAGATACAAGCCGTCAGGGGAGCCTCTTTTCAACTGAAAAAAGGCGGTGTTTTGGGAATCGTCGGGGAGTCCGGTAGCGGCAAGAGTGTGACCGCCCTGTCTATCATGGGGCTGATCGATGAACCCGGCCGGATCAAAGAGGGGGAGATCCTCTTTGGGGGCAAAGACCTGGCTAAACTGTCGCAGAAAGAACTTTCTGATCTACGGGGAAATGAGATTGCCATGATCTTTCAGGATCCCATGACATCCCTGAATCCCGTCTACACAATCAAAAATCAAATGGTAGAGGTCATTCGTCGACATAAGAAAATCAGCAAGTCCAAAGCTGTGGCGCAGGCGGTTGAAATGCTCCGCCTTGTAGGAATTCCTGAACCGGAAAACAGAATTAACAGCTACCCTCATGAGTTTTCAGGGGGTATGCGTCAGAGGGTCATGATTGCCACAGCCCTCTCCTGTAATCCCATGCTCCTCATAGCCGATGAGCCAACAACGGCTCTGGACGTTACAATTCAAGCTCAGATTTTGGATCTGATGAATGATTTGAAAGATAAGATCAACGCCTCTATCATCCTCATTACTCATGATCTGGGGGTTATTGCCGAGGTTTGTGACCATATTGTCGTCATGTACGGCGGAACCATCATGGAGCAGGGAACAGAAGATGATATCTTTTACAATCCTCAGAACCCCTATACGGTGGGTCTCCATAAGTCTGTACCAAAGATAACACAGGGTGAAAAGGAACGGCTGATACCCATTGAGGGATCACCTCCCGACCTCCTTCATCCCCCCGAGGGCTGTCCCTTTTCAAGCCGTTGCCCTCATGCCATGGCTGTCTGTCTAACCGACAGGCCTCCTGCGTTTGTGTTGAGTGAAACCCATACCTCTGCCTGCTGGCTCCTTCATGAGAAGGCTCCTCAGGTCGAAAAATATGAAAAAGCAGGAGCCGTAAGTGAGTAA
- a CDS encoding ABC transporter permease: MRSYFVRRLIYSMLTIIIIATVTFFMMHSIPGGPFTRERPVPPEIMRVLNEKYKLDQPLYMQYLDYMKGLFTFDLGPSFSKIGISVNELIIEGFPSTAKVGFVACVLIVILGVPIGIISALKQNKPIDYLVMFMATLGVTIPSFVIASLMIYFFAGKLGWIPPFGLSTAASYFGPVIALSGYSLSFVARLTRSSMLEVLRQDYIRTARANGLREWSVISKHAVKNALIPVVTYLGPTIAALMTGSFVVERIFAIAGIGRYFVESVSNRDYTVIMGITVMYAAFYVLMVLLVDIAYAFIDPRIRFEKESK, translated from the coding sequence ATGAGAAGTTATTTCGTACGGCGCCTGATCTACTCGATGCTGACCATCATCATCATCGCCACGGTTACTTTTTTTATGATGCATTCCATACCGGGAGGGCCCTTCACTAGAGAGCGTCCAGTTCCCCCGGAAATCATGCGTGTTTTGAATGAAAAATATAAACTGGACCAGCCCCTGTATATGCAGTATTTGGACTATATGAAAGGGTTATTCACCTTTGACCTAGGCCCTTCTTTTTCAAAAATTGGGATTTCTGTAAATGAACTTATCATTGAAGGCTTTCCCTCTACAGCCAAAGTCGGTTTTGTTGCCTGTGTCTTAATTGTCATCTTAGGCGTACCCATCGGCATCATTTCGGCTTTGAAGCAGAATAAACCCATCGACTATTTAGTGATGTTTATGGCCACTCTGGGTGTTACAATTCCCAGTTTTGTCATTGCTTCCCTGATGATATATTTTTTTGCAGGAAAACTGGGGTGGATTCCTCCCTTCGGTCTCAGTACTGCTGCCAGTTATTTTGGACCGGTAATCGCCCTTTCCGGGTATTCTCTGTCCTTTGTCGCTCGCTTGACTCGTTCCAGTATGCTGGAAGTCCTGCGGCAGGATTATATAAGAACAGCCCGAGCCAATGGCTTGAGAGAATGGTCTGTTATCAGTAAGCACGCTGTTAAAAATGCCCTGATACCAGTGGTTACCTATCTAGGACCGACCATTGCCGCCCTGATGACCGGGTCCTTTGTTGTAGAAAGGATCTTTGCCATCGCCGGAATTGGACGGTATTTTGTAGAGAGTGTTTCCAATAGAGACTACACGGTGATTATGGGGATTACCGTCATGTATGCCGCCTTCTATGTCCTGATGGTTCTGCTGGTGGACATTGCCTATGCCTTCATTGATCCCCGCATCCGATTTGAAAAGGAGAGCAAATAA
- a CDS encoding GNAT family N-acetyltransferase encodes MSRQFELTKELIDQIIFSMENQNEKFLLDTQSLKIIPDLKDENLPDAVRLPEWNPSDGYQLMDSFTGSLKNPIYRERLRTILNTGRGVFRGFKNVLKERPDLEKSWFNHKDREMKKRVRLWYSELCDFWGVASLGEEPEETTDLFLDNFTMELISPDNEEYLLARQSFKDEIFSGSTAPLKNVMIEYGPWKGSDSDCAVRAMSPDGSSCGFLGLTLESRADELYALLDCLYVLPEYRGAGIASGLLDFISEYCFQINVKSLLLQIPPEGEVMKNNIKRRGFRRQGSFLLLDIPHWFYEEKENS; translated from the coding sequence ATGTCCCGTCAATTTGAACTGACAAAAGAACTTATAGATCAGATTATTTTTTCCATGGAGAACCAGAACGAGAAATTTCTCCTCGATACTCAGAGTCTGAAGATCATTCCTGACTTGAAGGATGAGAATCTACCCGATGCAGTGCGTCTCCCCGAATGGAATCCCAGTGATGGGTATCAGTTGATGGACAGTTTTACAGGGTCCCTGAAAAATCCTATTTATAGAGAAAGGCTCAGGACGATTCTAAATACGGGGCGTGGAGTTTTCAGAGGCTTTAAAAACGTCCTTAAAGAACGTCCCGATCTTGAAAAATCCTGGTTTAATCATAAAGACCGGGAGATGAAAAAGCGGGTTAGGCTCTGGTATTCAGAACTATGTGATTTTTGGGGTGTTGCGTCTCTGGGAGAGGAACCAGAAGAGACGACAGATCTGTTTCTGGATAATTTTACCATGGAGCTTATCAGTCCGGATAATGAAGAATATCTTTTAGCACGGCAATCCTTCAAGGATGAGATTTTTTCAGGTAGTACAGCCCCATTAAAGAACGTGATGATTGAATATGGTCCCTGGAAGGGGAGTGATTCGGATTGCGCAGTGCGAGCCATGAGTCCCGATGGCAGCAGTTGTGGTTTTCTCGGTTTGACCCTGGAAAGCAGAGCCGATGAGCTGTATGCTCTTCTGGATTGTCTCTATGTTCTCCCAGAATACAGGGGAGCAGGGATAGCCTCAGGATTGTTGGACTTTATATCTGAATACTGTTTTCAAATCAACGTTAAGTCTCTGCTCCTGCAGATTCCGCCGGAAGGCGAGGTGATGAAGAATAATATTAAAAGAAGAGGGTTTCGCAGACAGGGTTCATTCCTTCTCCTTGATATCCCTCATTGGTTCTACGAGGAGAAGGAAAATAGCTAA